The following coding sequences lie in one Capnocytophaga stomatis genomic window:
- a CDS encoding S1C family serine protease, with amino-acid sequence MKNYVSAVSAAFLGGMLTLGGYKLFFDKKETNQSVIAEMGKPNFVQTNYVAGTKFEFNENSFVEAANKTVNSVVHIKNVAKVQGGAMSIFDLLYGNGGGQGQTEIGTGSGVIITPDGYIVTNNHVIAGATSLEVTLNNNKTYAAKLVGTDVSSDIALLKIDVEEQLPFLTFADSDNTQIGEWVLAVGNPFNLNSTVTAGIISAKARNISERSSDKVESFIQTDAAVNRGNSGGALVNLKGDLIGINTAITSTTGTYVGYSFAVPSNIAKKVVEDLIEFGNVQKGILGVRGTELNSSYAEKLKIKETEGFYVDSVDEDSGAASAGIRKGDVIKQIDNVRIHKYSDLSGYIASKRPGDALKVLYVREGKEKTTSITLKKNTTYVVNALGLEVKNLSENDYKKFKTKSGVKITGASQFYEYNNIGVVGKVLLSVNGKSIKDVDELKTIMSNLSSNSRNSLELLNEKGEKERFFF; translated from the coding sequence ATGAAAAATTATGTAAGTGCAGTTTCAGCAGCTTTTTTAGGAGGAATGCTGACATTAGGAGGATACAAATTATTTTTTGACAAAAAAGAAACAAACCAATCAGTTATCGCTGAAATGGGAAAACCTAATTTTGTTCAGACAAATTATGTCGCAGGAACAAAATTTGAATTTAACGAAAACAGTTTTGTTGAAGCAGCAAACAAAACGGTAAACAGCGTGGTTCACATCAAAAATGTGGCGAAGGTGCAAGGTGGAGCAATGTCCATTTTTGATTTGCTTTACGGAAATGGTGGAGGACAAGGGCAAACTGAAATCGGTACAGGTTCAGGAGTTATCATAACGCCTGATGGTTACATAGTTACAAATAATCACGTGATTGCTGGTGCTACAAGTTTGGAAGTAACTTTAAACAATAATAAAACATACGCGGCCAAGCTCGTAGGAACGGATGTTTCATCGGATATTGCTTTACTTAAAATTGATGTGGAGGAGCAATTGCCTTTCCTTACTTTTGCCGATTCGGATAATACGCAAATAGGCGAGTGGGTGCTTGCTGTTGGAAATCCGTTTAATTTAAATTCGACTGTAACTGCGGGGATTATCAGTGCAAAAGCTCGTAATATCAGCGAACGCTCAAGCGACAAGGTGGAATCGTTCATCCAAACAGATGCCGCAGTAAACAGAGGAAACAGCGGTGGGGCTTTGGTAAATTTGAAAGGAGATTTAATAGGAATAAATACTGCAATAACTTCAACAACAGGTACTTATGTTGGTTATTCTTTTGCAGTTCCGAGTAATATAGCCAAAAAAGTAGTTGAAGATTTGATTGAGTTTGGAAATGTTCAAAAAGGAATTTTGGGAGTAAGAGGTACGGAACTAAACTCAAGTTATGCGGAAAAACTCAAAATAAAAGAAACAGAAGGTTTTTATGTAGATTCAGTTGATGAGGATTCAGGAGCTGCTTCTGCCGGAATAAGAAAAGGAGATGTTATCAAACAAATTGATAATGTGCGTATTCACAAATATTCTGACCTTAGCGGATACATTGCTTCCAAACGTCCCGGAGATGCACTCAAAGTTCTGTACGTGCGTGAAGGAAAAGAAAAAACAACAAGCATCACGCTTAAGAAAAACACTACATATGTGGTTAATGCCCTTGGTTTGGAGGTGAAAAATTTGTCAGAAAATGATTACAAAAAATTCAAAACCAAATCGGGAGTGAAAATTACAGGAGCTTCTCAGTTTTATGAATATAATAATATCGGAGTTGTAGGAAAAGTGTTACTTTCCGTAAACGGAAAATCAATAAAAGATGTTGATGAATTAAAGACAATAATGTCAAATTTATCATCAAATTCAAGAAATTCATTAGAATTATTAAATGAAAAAGGAGAAAAAGAAAGATTCTTTTTTTAA
- a CDS encoding AAA family ATPase translates to MITTDFVIQDRESIPFEEIFLSEENKKALNQVIKEHKYFAELSKYGLYPDNKILFHGASGCGKTTTAKAIAKVLNKPSFILNLSNLVNSRIGETSKNLKAVFDKAQREKAVLFLDEFDQIGKTRTDDERDVGEMRRLVNTIIQLFDYFPKDGVLICATNHIDFIDFALLRRFQFKLDFQLPTNERLDAYYDKILTPFPEEMKNIDRKYDISYAEVKDYVHTQMKKAIIESLEK, encoded by the coding sequence ATGATTACAACAGATTTTGTAATTCAAGATAGAGAATCTATTCCTTTTGAAGAGATTTTTTTATCTGAAGAAAATAAGAAGGCTTTAAATCAGGTTATTAAGGAGCACAAGTACTTTGCGGAACTTTCAAAATATGGGCTGTACCCTGATAATAAAATTTTGTTTCACGGAGCTTCGGGATGCGGGAAAACAACAACAGCTAAAGCAATTGCAAAAGTGTTAAATAAACCTTCTTTTATATTGAATCTGAGTAATTTGGTAAATTCAAGAATAGGGGAAACATCTAAAAATTTGAAGGCGGTTTTCGATAAAGCTCAAAGGGAAAAAGCGGTTTTGTTTTTAGATGAATTTGACCAAATAGGAAAAACCCGAACCGATGATGAACGCGATGTGGGGGAAATGCGTCGTTTGGTGAATACGATTATCCAGCTTTTTGATTATTTTCCCAAAGATGGAGTGCTTATTTGTGCTACAAATCATATTGATTTCATAGATTTCGCTTTACTTCGCCGTTTTCAGTTTAAATTGGACTTTCAACTTCCAACAAATGAGCGTTTGGATGCCTATTATGACAAAATATTAACGCCTTTTCCTGAAGAAATGAAAAATATTGACAGAAAATATGATATTTCATACGCAGAAGTGAAAGATTATGTTCACACACAGATGAAAAAAGCAATAATTGAATCCTTAGAAAAATAA
- a CDS encoding ZIP family metal transporter — MVESVIAYLESIDPVNAALCATLFTWFVTALGASVVFFFKEMNKTFLDGMLGFTGGVMVAASIWSLLIPSMEMTEGEGFYKVAPTIFGFLLGALFLFVLDKLLPHFHANFKQTEGVKSRLRKTTLLILAITLHNIPEGLAVGVLFGGVAAGVPEASIAGAVILAIGIGLQNFPEGIAVSMPLRAMGLSRRKSFFYGQLSAVVEPIAGVLGAVAVLFFTPILPYALSFAAGAMIYVVVEEVIPESQQNKNTDVSTIGFLIGFVIMMSLDVMLG, encoded by the coding sequence ATGGTTGAATCGGTAATTGCTTATCTGGAGAGTATTGACCCTGTAAATGCGGCACTCTGTGCGACGTTATTTACTTGGTTTGTAACGGCTTTGGGAGCTTCAGTAGTTTTCTTTTTCAAGGAAATGAATAAAACTTTTCTTGACGGAATGCTCGGGTTCACAGGAGGAGTTATGGTAGCGGCAAGTATCTGGAGTTTATTGATTCCTTCTATGGAAATGACTGAAGGAGAGGGATTTTATAAGGTAGCACCAACTATTTTTGGTTTTTTGTTGGGAGCTCTTTTCCTTTTTGTTTTGGACAAATTATTGCCTCATTTTCACGCAAATTTCAAACAAACGGAGGGAGTGAAATCAAGGTTAAGGAAAACCACTTTACTAATTTTGGCGATAACCTTGCATAACATTCCTGAAGGATTGGCAGTAGGTGTTCTTTTTGGTGGTGTTGCAGCCGGGGTTCCTGAGGCTTCCATTGCGGGAGCGGTGATTTTGGCAATTGGGATTGGATTGCAAAACTTTCCTGAAGGTATTGCGGTTTCGATGCCTCTGCGTGCTATGGGATTAAGCCGAAGGAAAAGTTTTTTTTACGGACAGTTATCTGCTGTGGTTGAGCCTATTGCAGGAGTTTTGGGGGCGGTTGCTGTATTGTTTTTCACGCCAATTTTGCCTTATGCGTTATCTTTCGCTGCGGGAGCAATGATTTACGTGGTTGTTGAAGAGGTAATCCCTGAGTCACAGCAAAATAAGAATACGGATGTATCCACAATTGGGTTTCTCATCGGGTTTGTGATAATGATGTCATTGGATGTGATGTTAGGATAA
- the ppk1 gene encoding polyphosphate kinase 1, whose amino-acid sequence MAKDKNKYINRELSWLKFNARVLQEAADKNVPLLERLRFAGIFSNNLDEFFKVRYATVKRVAMNDHAHDELGVHAKELLEEITKEVIELQEESLRIINSVTKELEKENIFIVNENTLLPEHEQFVNTYFLAKVRPALFTIILNDLEAFPQLKDDVAYLAIKMTLKEETKTKGVQKFFSSKAYKEKIQYALIELPTTLDRFVELPQVGNKHYIIMIDDIIRFCMHRIFNIFDYESLTAHMIKITRDAELDIDDDLSKSFVEKISSSVEGRRSGEPVRLVYDKEIGKDTLQFLFEKMEIVETDSIIPGGRYHNRRDYMNFPSMGRRDLTYEPIQPLPVKGLATGGSLLQKIAEKDYLQFTPYHTFSNIVWFLREAALDPKVKAVKITIYRLAKNSQVVNSLINAVKNGKKVTVQIELQARFDEESNIKYAELLKAEGVKLIFGVRGLKVHSKICVIEREEGKEIKRYGFISTGNFNESTARIYTDYTLFTANQDILKEVNKVFNFLETSYVIQRYKHLIVSPHYTKKMLMKLIDKEIENAKLGKEAYIKLKMNSLTSYKMIDKLYEASRAGVKIQMIVRGICCLIPGVEGMSENIEVISIVDKFLEHPRLFIFGNNGNPKVYISSADFMTRNISYRVEVGCPIYDSNIKKELIDTFEIGWSDNVKARIISEKQDNAYRSNNNPKVRSQEAMYEYYLNK is encoded by the coding sequence ATGGCAAAAGATAAAAATAAATATATCAATAGAGAACTTAGTTGGCTGAAATTCAATGCTCGAGTTCTTCAAGAAGCAGCAGACAAAAACGTTCCGTTATTGGAAAGATTGCGTTTTGCAGGTATCTTTTCCAATAATTTAGATGAGTTTTTTAAAGTGCGTTATGCAACAGTGAAACGTGTGGCGATGAATGATCACGCACACGATGAGCTTGGTGTACACGCTAAAGAATTACTCGAGGAAATAACAAAGGAAGTAATTGAATTACAGGAGGAAAGCCTAAGGATAATTAATTCCGTAACAAAAGAACTTGAAAAGGAAAATATTTTCATTGTAAACGAAAATACATTACTTCCTGAGCACGAGCAGTTTGTAAACACATATTTTTTGGCAAAAGTTCGCCCCGCATTATTCACGATTATTTTAAATGATTTGGAGGCTTTTCCGCAGCTGAAAGACGATGTGGCATATTTGGCAATAAAAATGACACTCAAGGAGGAAACAAAAACAAAAGGAGTGCAAAAGTTTTTCTCATCAAAAGCGTATAAAGAAAAAATACAATACGCTCTTATTGAGCTTCCTACAACGTTAGACCGTTTTGTTGAGCTTCCGCAAGTAGGCAATAAGCATTATATAATAATGATAGATGATATCATTCGTTTTTGTATGCATCGTATTTTTAATATATTTGATTATGAGTCTCTTACTGCTCATATGATAAAAATTACTCGCGATGCGGAACTTGATATTGATGACGATTTGAGCAAAAGTTTTGTGGAGAAGATATCCTCAAGTGTGGAAGGCAGACGTAGCGGAGAACCCGTACGATTAGTGTACGACAAGGAAATAGGAAAAGATACGTTACAATTTTTGTTTGAAAAAATGGAAATTGTTGAAACAGATAGTATTATACCAGGAGGAAGATACCACAATCGCCGTGATTATATGAATTTTCCGAGTATGGGGCGTCGTGATTTGACCTATGAACCCATTCAGCCACTTCCGGTTAAGGGACTTGCTACGGGAGGAAGCCTTCTCCAAAAAATAGCTGAAAAAGATTATTTGCAATTTACTCCTTATCACACATTTTCCAACATTGTTTGGTTTTTGCGTGAAGCGGCGTTAGACCCGAAAGTAAAAGCGGTTAAAATCACGATTTATCGTTTGGCAAAGAATTCGCAAGTGGTTAATTCTCTGATAAATGCAGTAAAAAACGGAAAGAAAGTAACCGTACAAATTGAGCTTCAGGCACGTTTTGATGAGGAATCAAACATAAAATACGCAGAACTTTTGAAAGCGGAAGGAGTGAAGCTCATTTTTGGCGTTCGCGGGCTAAAAGTGCACAGTAAAATATGTGTTATTGAACGTGAAGAAGGCAAGGAAATTAAGCGTTATGGCTTCATCAGCACGGGAAATTTTAATGAATCAACTGCGAGAATCTATACGGATTACACCCTATTTACGGCGAATCAGGATATTCTAAAAGAAGTAAATAAAGTATTTAACTTCTTGGAAACGAGTTATGTAATTCAGCGTTATAAACACTTGATAGTTTCGCCTCATTATACGAAAAAAATGTTGATGAAACTCATTGACAAGGAAATAGAAAATGCCAAGTTAGGTAAAGAAGCATATATAAAGCTGAAAATGAATAGCTTAACAAGCTATAAGATGATAGACAAACTCTACGAAGCCAGCAGAGCAGGAGTTAAAATTCAAATGATTGTGCGAGGCATTTGTTGTTTGATTCCGGGAGTGGAAGGAATGAGCGAAAATATTGAAGTCATCAGCATTGTGGATAAGTTTTTAGAACATCCTCGTTTGTTTATTTTCGGAAATAACGGAAATCCAAAGGTTTACATTTCTTCTGCGGATTTTATGACAAGAAACATATCTTACCGAGTTGAAGTGGGTTGCCCGATTTATGATTCTAATATCAAAAAAGAATTGATTGATACCTTTGAAATTGGCTGGTCGGATAATGTGAAAGCAAGAATTATTTCAGAAAAACAAGATAATGCGTATCGAAGTAACAACAACCCTAAGGTTAGGTCACAAGAAGCAATGTATGAATATTACTTGAATAAATAA